The following coding sequences lie in one Salmo salar chromosome ssa13, Ssal_v3.1, whole genome shotgun sequence genomic window:
- the LOC106594405 gene encoding protocadherin gamma-C5-like produces MWTLVKTKVLPWLALWMFFLLWSTIEAQTRYTIPEELKAGSVVGNIAKDLGLEISKISDRKLRIALEGAKQYFSVDLGKGDLIVNERIDRESLCGLSASCLLPLELIIEDPLQFYRIEVEIQDLNDNSPRFMSDENTIKVSESTLPGVRFRLETAQDLDVGVNALRSYALNKNYLFALKVKNNKDGTKVPELILEKAVDREQQPVHNLILTAFDGGTPARSGTTQIAVLVLDINDNAPIFEQDLYEIQMSESTAPGTLVLTVRANDLDEGTNSKIEYSFESHTADSIQTQFVINQDTGEITLSQSLDYEISPSFKFDVCAADKGTPSMESHSSVQVTVVDVNDNPPEISITSIPKPVREDAPVGTMVALISAKDLDSGDNGKVSLRMSFDYPFKLNPSFSNHYTLVTDSTLDRETFPEYHIELEASDSGSPPLTSNKIITVNILDVNDNPPIFSQTSYSVYVRENNAAGSKMCSVSATDPDIGENAKISYSILDSKIQDVSVSSYIYINSDNGSIYSMHSFDYEKLKVLQIQVQAKDHGSPTLSSNTTVHVFILDQNDNVPAVIYPSAVMGSVSHQKMSRSAKAGHLATKISAVDADSGHNALISYRLTEATDSSLFSVSLYTGEVRTKRAVSEQDDSSQRLLIEIKDNGDPVQSTTVTVNILLEDGLHEPISEYRQKTAEPSKRNSKTTFYLIVSLASVSVLSLLTFVILVVKCVRNSRSSSSCCIRRADSDGYKNPNRNLQIQLNTDGPIKYVEVLGGDMLSQSQSFRSYLSPMSEFSDFTLVKPSSTTDFKEMINVLDASLPDSAWTFESQQVRIKK; encoded by the coding sequence ATGTGGACGCTAGTAAAGACTAAGGTTTTGCCATGGCTGGCGCTGTGGATGTTCTTTCTcttgtggagtacaatagaggcGCAGACTCGATACACCATTCCTGAGGAATTGAAAGCGGGCTCTGTTGTTGGGAATATAGCTAAAGACTTGGGCTTGGAAATCTCAAAGATCTCTGATCGTAAATTGAGGATAGCCTTGGAGGGTGCTAAGCAGTATTTCAGTGTGGATTTGGGAAAGGGCGACCTCATTGTTAatgagagaatagacagagagagcctATGCGGACTAAGCGCCAGTTGTTTGTTACCCCTGGAGCTTATCATTGAGGATCCCCTGCAATTTTATCGGATCGAGGTGGAAATACAGGATTTAAATGACAATTCTCCACGTTTCATGTCAGACGAGAACACTATAAAAGTGTCCGAATCAACTCTCCCTGGCGTTCGGTTTCGTTTGGAAACGGCACAGGACCTTGACGTTGGAGTGAATGCTTTACGCTCCTATGCTCTGAATAAAAATTACTTATTTGCTTTGAAAGTTAAAAACAATAAAGACGGCACAAAAGTTCCTGAGCTAATTCTGGAAAAGGCTGTAGACCGGGAACAGCAACCCGTGCACAATCTAATTCTTACCGCGTTTGATGGAGGTACTCCAGCAAGATCTGGAACTACGCAAATTGCAGTGCTGGTGCTAGACATAAATGACAATGCGCCCATTTTTGAGCAAGACTTATACGAAATCCAAATGAGCGAAAGTACAGCTCCCGGGACATTAGTATTGACGGTTAGAGCCAACGACTTGGATGAAGGCACAAACAGTAAAATAGAGTATTCATTCGAATCACATACAGCAGACTCCATTCAAACGCAATTTGTTATAAATCAAGACACTGGAGAAATTACTTTATCACAGTCATTAGATTACGAGATAAGTCCTTCGTTTAAATTTGATGTATGCGCTGCAGACAAAGGTACGCCATCTATGGAGAGCCACAGCAGCGTTCAAGTGACTGTAGTCGATGTTAATGATAACCCACCCGAGATCAGCATCACCTCCATACCCAAACCCGTTAGAGAGGATGCCCCAGTAGGAACTATGGTAGCTCTGATTAGTGCCAAGGATTTAGACTCTGGGGACAATGGTAAGGTCTCCCTTCGTATGTCTTTTGATTATCCTTTCAAATTAAACCCCTCGTTTTCTAACCATTACACACTAGTAACAGATTCAACATTAGACCGAGAAACATTCCCTGAATACCATATTGAGCTTGAAGCATCGGATTCAGGGTCCCCACCTCTCACctcaaataaaataataacagtGAATATTTTAGACGTTAATGACAACCCTCCAATTTTCTCCCAAACATCTTACAGTGTCTATGTCAGAGAGAACAATGCTGCTGGATCAAAAATGTGTTCAGTGTCCGCTACAGATCCAGATATAGGTGAGAATGCAAAGATCTCCTATTCTATATTAGACTCTAAAATACAAGACGTGTCAGTCTCCTCCTATATTTATATCAACTCAGATAACGGCAGCATCTACAGCATGCACTCGTTTGACTATGAGAAACTAAAGGTGCTTCAGATTCAGGTGCAGGCAAAGGACCACGGCTCTCCGACTCTGAGCAGCAACACCACGGTTCATGTTTTTATCCTGGACCAGAACGACAATGTCCCCGCTGTTATTTACCCCTCCGCTGTCATGGGCTCTGTCTCCCATCAGAAGATGTCCCGGTCCGCTAAAGCAGGCCACCTCGCAACTAAGATATCGGCAGTGGACGCAGACTCGGGCCACAACGCCTTGATTTCCTATAGGCTGACGGAGGCCACAGACTCGTCTCTGTTCAGTGTTAGTCTTTACACAGGTGAGGTGAGGACAAAACGCGCTGTTTCAGAGCAGGATGACTCCTCTCAGAGGCTGCTTATAGAGATAAAGGACAATGGGGATCCGGTCCAGTCCACCACAGTCACAGTCAATATACTGTTAGAGGACGGGCTACACGAACCCATCTCGGAATACCGACAGAAAACAGCAGAGCCCAGCAAGAGAAACAGTAAAACCACCTTTTATTTGATCGTCTCTCTGGCCTCAGTGTCCGTCTTGTCTTTGTTAACTTTTGTCATCTTAGTGGTGAAGTGCGTTAGAAACAGTAGGAGCAGCTCGAGTTGCTGTATCAGACGGGCTGACTCTGATGGATACAAGAATCCCAACAGAAACCTGCAGATCCAGCTGAATACTGACGGCCCTATTAagtatgtggaggtcctgggaggGGACATGTTGTCTCAGAGCCAGTCGTTCAGGTCGTATCTCTCTCCAATGTCAGAGTTCAGTGATTTCACCCTCGTTAAGCCCAGCAGCACCACTGACTTTAAGGAAATGATAAACGTGCTTGATGCATCTTTACCAGACAGTGCGTGGACTTTCGAGAGTCAACAGGTGAGAATAAAAAAGTAA